Proteins from a single region of Lemur catta isolate mLemCat1 chromosome 24, mLemCat1.pri, whole genome shotgun sequence:
- the TMEM150C gene encoding transmembrane protein 150C translates to MDGKKCSVWMFLPLVFTLFTTAGLWIVYFIAVEDDKILPLNSAERKPGAKHAPYISIAGDDPPASCVFSQVMNMAAFLALVVAVLRFIQLKPKVLNPWLNISGLVALCLASFGMTLLGNFQLTSDEEIHNVGTSLTFGFGTLTCWIQAALTLKVNIKNEGRKVGIPRVILSASITLCVVLYFILMAQNIHMYAARVQWGLVMCFLSYFGTFAVEFRHYRYEIVCSEYQENFLSFSESLSEASEYQTDQV, encoded by the exons ATGGATGGGAAGAAATGCAGCGTCTGGATGTTTCTACCTCTTGTGTTCACTTTGTTTACCACAGCCGGGTTGTGGATAGT ATACTTCATAGCTGTGGAAGATGAcaaaattttaccattaaattCAGCTGAAAG GAAACCTGGTGCGAAGCATGCGCCATATATAAG TATTGCAGGTGACGACCCTCCCGCCAGCTGTGTGTTTAGTCAAGTTATGAACATGGCAGCCTTCCTAG CCCTTGTGGTAGCTGTTCTGCGCTTCATACAACTGAAACCAAAGGTTCTAAACCCGTGGCTGAATATTAGTGGATTGGTGGCGCTGTGCCTGGCTTCCTTTGGAATGACCTTACTTGGTAATTTTCAG CTCACTAGCGATGAAGAAATCCACAACGTTGGAACTTCCTTGACCTTTGGATTTGGCACGTTGACCTGCTGGATCCAGGCTGCGCTGACACTCAAAGTCAACATCAAGAACGAAGGACGGAAAGTTGGAATTCCACGAGTTATTCTGTCAGCCTCGATCACTCTCTGTGTGGTCCTCT ACTTCATCCTCATGGCTCAGAACATCCACATGTACGCGGCCAGGGTGCAGTGGGGCCTGGTCATGTGCTTCCTGTCTTACTTCGGCACCTTTGCAGTGGAGTTCCGGCACTACCGCTACGAGATCGTGTGCTCCGAGTACCAGGAGAACTTCCTGAGCTTCTCGGAAAGCCTCTCGGAAGCCTCCGAGTATCAGACCGACCAGGTGTGA